One Pullulanibacillus sp. KACC 23026 DNA segment encodes these proteins:
- a CDS encoding glycosyl hydrolase family 8 — protein sequence MGKLAENGAFSTNSYTNLFKEIGCTEEDVQQRLTETWEALFGEHDDTRIYYPVDDSLGYILDTGNLDVRTEGMSYGMMMAVQMDKKDIFDRLWNWTRTYMYMTEGENAGYYAWSCNPDGSKRAYGPAPDGEEYFALALFFASHRWGDGAEPYNYGVQARELLRTCLHKGESGDGQPMWNPENKLIKFVPNCGFSDPSYHLPHFYELFALWANEEDRSFWKEAAEASRAYLKLACHPVTGLAPEYAYYDGTPNNERGYGHFYSDSYRVAANIGLDYEWFRSDSWEVQEANLIQAFFADKAPEEFRRYTIDGLPLEEATLHPVGLIATNAMASLAADGPYKWSMVDKFWNTPVRTGVRRYYDNCLYFFSLLALSGTYKIWFPN from the coding sequence ATGGGGAAATTAGCGGAAAACGGTGCCTTTTCAACGAATAGCTATACCAATCTTTTTAAAGAGATTGGCTGCACAGAGGAAGATGTTCAACAAAGATTAACAGAAACTTGGGAGGCCCTATTTGGGGAACATGATGACACACGTATCTATTATCCTGTAGATGATTCATTAGGCTATATCTTAGACACAGGGAATCTGGATGTCAGGACCGAGGGGATGTCCTACGGCATGATGATGGCTGTGCAAATGGACAAAAAAGACATATTTGATCGCTTATGGAATTGGACAAGAACCTATATGTATATGACTGAAGGCGAGAATGCCGGATACTATGCGTGGTCCTGTAATCCTGATGGATCGAAGCGTGCATACGGACCTGCACCGGATGGAGAAGAATATTTTGCTCTTGCCCTCTTCTTCGCCTCTCATCGCTGGGGGGACGGAGCAGAACCTTATAACTATGGTGTACAAGCAAGGGAGCTCCTGCGAACTTGTCTCCATAAAGGCGAGTCAGGTGACGGACAGCCCATGTGGAATCCTGAAAATAAGCTGATTAAGTTTGTTCCAAATTGTGGATTTAGTGATCCATCCTATCATCTGCCTCATTTCTATGAGTTGTTTGCGCTTTGGGCTAATGAGGAAGATCGAAGTTTTTGGAAAGAAGCAGCAGAAGCAAGCAGAGCTTACTTAAAATTGGCCTGTCATCCGGTAACGGGGCTTGCTCCTGAATATGCGTATTATGACGGAACCCCAAACAATGAAAGAGGTTACGGCCATTTTTACAGTGATTCTTATCGTGTTGCAGCCAACATTGGTCTAGATTACGAATGGTTCCGCAGTGATTCTTGGGAGGTACAGGAGGCTAACCTGATTCAGGCTTTCTTCGCAGATAAAGCTCCAGAAGAATTTCGCCGCTATACCATCGATGGACTCCCATTAGAAGAGGCAACTTTACATCCGGTTGGCTTGATCGCGACAAATGCGATGGCTTCTTTGGCAGCGGATGGACCTTATAAATGGTCGATGGTTGACAAGTTTTGGAATACCCCTGTTCGTACAGGTGTTCGAAGGTATTATGATAATTGTCTTTATTTTTTCAGCCTTTTAGCACTCAGCGGGACCTATAAAATTTGGTTTCCAAACTAA
- a CDS encoding bifunctional 2-keto-4-hydroxyglutarate aldolase/2-keto-3-deoxy-6-phosphogluconate aldolase, whose translation MEKLKVLQRVMSDGVVAVLRGDSPEEVVKAAEKAIEGGIKIIEITMTVPFALDAIKTLALNYHSGSEEDPIIGAGTILDPETARLAILNGAAFIVSPSLNKETMVLCNRYRVPILPGVSSVKEVQEALECGADLVKLFPGNHFAPSMIKTIKGPYPQVHIMPTGGVSLENLHEWVNAGAAAVGIGSDLTSETYKTGDYELLTKKAEQYVAAYRKALVNN comes from the coding sequence ATGGAGAAATTGAAGGTGCTTCAAAGAGTCATGTCTGATGGGGTAGTGGCTGTTCTTAGAGGAGATTCTCCGGAAGAGGTTGTAAAGGCTGCTGAAAAAGCGATAGAAGGCGGAATTAAAATTATTGAAATCACCATGACTGTGCCTTTTGCTTTGGATGCCATTAAGACATTAGCCCTTAACTATCATTCGGGTTCAGAGGAAGATCCCATTATTGGTGCAGGGACGATTTTGGATCCTGAAACGGCAAGACTAGCCATTCTGAACGGTGCAGCGTTTATTGTTAGTCCGTCCCTTAATAAAGAGACGATGGTCCTATGCAATCGCTACCGAGTCCCCATTTTGCCGGGTGTTTCATCGGTTAAAGAGGTCCAGGAAGCATTAGAATGCGGGGCTGACCTCGTGAAGCTGTTCCCAGGCAATCACTTTGCACCATCCATGATAAAAACGATCAAAGGCCCTTATCCGCAAGTTCATATTATGCCAACAGGCGGTGTCTCCTTAGAAAACTTGCATGAATGGGTGAATGCAGGAGCAGCGGCAGTTGGAATTGGTTCGGACCTAACCTCTGAAACTTATAAAACCGGTGACTATGAACTGTTAACGAAAAAGGCTGAACAATATGTAGCCGCTTACCGCAAGGCATTAGTTAATAATTGA
- a CDS encoding sugar kinase, with the protein MRKLDVVTFGESMGLFMPLQNKSLERSQFIEQSFGGAESNVAIGLARLGIQAGWMGRLGTDPMGTAILKTLRGEQVDVSRARQTSEAQTGMMLKDKHLDQTLVFYYRRHSAASLMTPSDLDPSYIKQAKILHLTGITPALSPSCLDTCLYAIETAKQLGVKVSLDPNLRLKLWTIEEARKVLLPLIQEVDYFLPGLDELKLLLDTTNLEDILQYLKGFETITVIKGAGESNLLLDNGVHEMPFYKVPQVVDPVGAGDGFAAGFLAGIIKGLTPHEAVELGSLVGAMVVQGTGDWEALPTWETVEQLLGKKRKIER; encoded by the coding sequence GTGAGGAAGTTGGACGTTGTAACATTTGGTGAAAGCATGGGACTCTTCATGCCTCTTCAGAATAAAAGTCTTGAACGAAGCCAATTCATTGAACAGTCATTTGGAGGAGCGGAAAGCAATGTGGCCATTGGTCTTGCACGCCTAGGTATTCAGGCAGGCTGGATGGGACGTCTTGGGACTGACCCAATGGGAACGGCCATTTTAAAAACCTTAAGAGGCGAACAGGTTGACGTTTCTAGAGCCAGGCAAACAAGCGAAGCTCAAACTGGCATGATGTTAAAAGATAAGCACTTGGATCAAACGCTCGTTTTTTATTACAGACGTCATTCAGCGGCAAGTCTTATGACGCCAAGTGATCTTGACCCTTCTTATATCAAACAGGCTAAGATTCTCCACTTAACAGGCATTACACCCGCTCTTAGTCCGTCGTGTCTTGATACTTGTCTCTATGCCATTGAAACGGCCAAACAACTCGGAGTAAAGGTTAGCCTTGATCCCAATTTGCGGCTCAAGTTATGGACAATTGAAGAAGCAAGAAAGGTGTTACTTCCTTTAATTCAAGAGGTGGATTATTTTCTGCCAGGTCTTGATGAACTCAAGCTTTTGCTTGATACAACGAACTTGGAGGATATCCTTCAATATCTTAAAGGTTTTGAGACGATAACGGTTATAAAAGGAGCCGGTGAAAGCAATCTGCTTCTTGATAATGGGGTTCACGAAATGCCCTTTTATAAAGTTCCACAGGTTGTTGATCCAGTAGGGGCTGGGGATGGATTTGCGGCAGGTTTCTTGGCGGGGATTATTAAGGGATTAACTCCCCATGAAGCAGTTGAGTTAGGAAGTCTTGTCGGGGCAATGGTTGTACAAGGAACGGGTGACTGGGAAGCTCTTCCTACCTGGGAAACCGTCGAGCAACTGCTAGGAAAGAAAAGAAAGATTGAGAGGTGA
- a CDS encoding alpha-glucuronidase family glycosyl hydrolase, whose product MKTKERTDSTSYRAWLQYNRIEDTNAREGYLSYCQTLVALEESPLIQTAMSEFKSGIESMLGQKPVSQSRIGESGLVLGTLNSLDQIPEVDRNELEKLNEDGFVIRTTNQNLFVIGKTEKGVIYGTYKLLSLIQRQQPINKLNLIEQPKNKMRMLNHWDNMDGSIERGYAGRSIFFDDDRITKDYKRIRDYARLLASIGINALTINNVNVHAVETKLIDSEFLPEVAKLGSIFNEYGIQLFLSVNYASPMQLGNLPTADPLDPDVKQWWKEKVSEIYSYMPNFGGFVVKADSEHRPGPFTYGRNHADGANLLADALKPFDGIVFWRCFVYNCLQDWRDRSTDRARAAYDHFKPLDGQFLDNVVLQIKNGPMDFQVREAVSPLFGAMPNTNQIIEFQVTQEYTGQQIHLCYLIPQWKEFLDFDTYAKGEGSYVKRVVDGTLYPYKYCGVTAVTNIGLDLNWTGHTLAQANLFGYGRLTWDPDLSTEAITSEWIEQTFGNDPAVNEVIKTMLLSSWPIYENYTSPLGVGWMVNPGHHYGPNVDGYEYSVWGTYHFADRDGIGVDRTKKTGTGYTGQYFPENEAMYESLETCPDELLLFFHHVPYTHRLKSGKTVIQHIYDTHFEGVEQAEELKVMWRSLKGKVDDERYEAVLDRLSKQAEHSKEWRDIINTYFYRKSGITDEKGRLIY is encoded by the coding sequence ATGAAAACCAAGGAGCGCACGGATTCTACATCTTATAGAGCTTGGCTTCAATATAATCGAATAGAAGATACGAACGCTCGTGAAGGCTATCTTTCATACTGTCAAACGCTGGTCGCTTTGGAAGAGTCTCCCCTTATCCAAACAGCTATGAGTGAATTCAAAAGCGGAATCGAATCCATGTTGGGACAAAAACCAGTGTCTCAATCGAGAATTGGTGAATCCGGACTAGTTCTTGGAACACTAAATAGCTTAGATCAAATACCGGAAGTCGATCGAAATGAACTGGAGAAGCTTAATGAGGATGGTTTTGTCATTCGTACGACCAATCAGAACCTTTTTGTTATTGGTAAGACAGAAAAAGGCGTTATTTACGGCACTTATAAACTATTATCTCTTATCCAAAGGCAACAGCCAATCAATAAGCTCAACTTGATTGAACAGCCTAAGAATAAAATGAGAATGCTCAATCATTGGGACAACATGGATGGGAGCATTGAAAGAGGCTATGCGGGGCGTTCAATATTCTTCGATGATGATCGCATCACAAAAGATTATAAACGGATTCGCGATTATGCCCGTTTACTCGCTTCAATCGGGATCAATGCCTTAACCATCAATAACGTCAATGTTCATGCCGTTGAGACGAAGCTGATTGATTCTGAATTCTTGCCAGAAGTCGCGAAGCTCGGCAGTATTTTTAATGAATATGGCATTCAGCTCTTCTTAAGTGTTAATTATGCGAGTCCGATGCAATTAGGTAATCTGCCGACAGCTGATCCACTTGATCCAGATGTTAAGCAATGGTGGAAAGAAAAAGTGAGTGAAATCTATTCCTATATGCCAAATTTTGGCGGGTTTGTCGTAAAAGCAGATTCGGAGCATCGACCAGGGCCGTTTACTTATGGACGAAATCATGCCGATGGTGCCAACCTTCTTGCTGACGCTCTGAAGCCATTTGACGGGATTGTCTTCTGGCGCTGTTTTGTCTATAACTGTCTCCAGGATTGGAGAGATCGGTCAACAGATCGGGCAAGAGCGGCTTACGATCACTTTAAACCATTGGATGGCCAATTCTTAGATAATGTCGTCCTTCAAATTAAGAATGGGCCGATGGACTTTCAAGTGCGTGAAGCAGTGTCTCCATTATTTGGTGCGATGCCGAATACGAACCAAATCATTGAATTTCAAGTCACTCAAGAATACACAGGCCAGCAAATTCATCTATGTTATTTGATTCCTCAATGGAAGGAATTTCTTGATTTTGATACTTATGCAAAGGGTGAAGGTTCTTATGTTAAACGTGTCGTTGACGGAACGCTCTACCCATACAAATACTGCGGAGTGACAGCAGTAACAAATATTGGGCTTGATCTCAATTGGACAGGACACACATTGGCTCAGGCTAATCTATTCGGATATGGTCGTTTGACATGGGATCCTGATCTCTCAACCGAAGCCATTACTTCTGAGTGGATTGAACAAACCTTTGGGAATGACCCTGCTGTTAACGAGGTTATTAAAACGATGCTACTAAGCTCGTGGCCAATCTATGAAAATTATACCTCACCACTTGGTGTCGGCTGGATGGTCAACCCTGGTCACCATTATGGACCGAATGTGGATGGATACGAGTATTCTGTCTGGGGGACGTACCACTTTGCAGACCGGGACGGAATAGGGGTTGATCGAACGAAAAAGACGGGAACGGGCTATACCGGTCAATATTTCCCTGAAAATGAAGCGATGTATGAATCCCTTGAAACCTGTCCGGATGAGTTGCTGTTATTCTTCCACCATGTTCCATACACGCACCGATTAAAATCAGGGAAGACCGTTATTCAGCATATTTATGATACGCATTTTGAAGGTGTAGAGCAGGCTGAAGAGCTTAAAGTGATGTGGAGATCGTTGAAAGGGAAAGTAGATGATGAGCGCTATGAAGCGGTCTTAGATCGACTTTCAAAGCAAGCCGAACATTCTAAAGAATGGCGGGATATCATCAATACTTACTTCTACCGTAAATCGGGGATCACTGATGAAAAAGGACGCTTGATTTACTAA
- the uxuA gene encoding mannonate dehydratase, with protein MKLTFRWFGSKDDTVPLDYIKQIPGMDGIVGALYDVPVGEVWPLEKIVALKQEIESKGLTFEVVESVNIHEDIKLGLPTRDRYIENYKETIRNLASVGVKVICYNFMPIFDWTRSDLAKCMPDGSTVLAYEKEKFESVDPIGLIEKIEKESNGFVLPGWEPERLKEIKHLFALYENITEADLAVHLQYFLEQIIPVCEESDVKMAIHPDDPPWSVFGLPRIVKNRKDLERIVNMVDSPSNCLTLCSGALGANPQNNIPEMMRYFSSINRIAFAHIRNIKIYENGDFVESSHRSCDGSQDLYEIIKALHDTNYTGYIRPDHGRMIWDEEARPGYGLYDRALGCMYILGIWDSLDKLKESQSKQENEQSIS; from the coding sequence GTGAAGCTTACCTTTAGATGGTTTGGAAGCAAGGATGATACGGTACCTTTAGATTACATAAAACAAATCCCCGGAATGGATGGGATTGTCGGTGCCTTATATGACGTTCCGGTTGGAGAGGTTTGGCCTCTTGAGAAGATTGTCGCACTAAAGCAAGAAATTGAATCGAAAGGTTTAACGTTTGAGGTGGTTGAAAGCGTTAATATTCATGAAGATATTAAGCTCGGCCTCCCTACACGCGATCGCTACATTGAAAACTATAAGGAAACCATTCGAAATCTGGCGAGTGTCGGTGTAAAAGTCATTTGTTATAATTTTATGCCGATCTTTGATTGGACCCGTTCAGACCTGGCAAAGTGTATGCCAGATGGTTCAACCGTGCTGGCTTATGAAAAAGAGAAATTTGAAAGCGTTGACCCAATAGGCCTTATTGAAAAAATTGAAAAGGAATCAAACGGGTTTGTGCTTCCTGGATGGGAGCCAGAGCGTTTAAAGGAAATCAAACACCTTTTTGCTTTATATGAGAATATAACCGAGGCGGATTTGGCTGTTCATCTTCAATACTTTTTAGAACAAATTATTCCGGTATGTGAAGAGAGCGATGTGAAGATGGCGATCCACCCGGATGATCCGCCGTGGTCCGTCTTTGGCTTACCGAGAATTGTTAAGAATCGTAAGGACCTTGAGCGTATTGTCAACATGGTCGATAGTCCATCCAATTGTCTCACTTTATGTTCAGGGGCATTAGGGGCCAATCCTCAAAATAATATTCCGGAAATGATGAGATATTTCTCGAGCATTAATCGGATTGCCTTTGCTCACATTCGGAACATTAAAATTTATGAAAATGGTGATTTTGTCGAATCCTCCCATCGCAGTTGTGACGGTTCACAAGATTTATATGAGATTATTAAAGCGCTTCACGATACGAACTATACAGGTTATATAAGACCTGACCACGGCCGCATGATTTGGGATGAAGAGGCCCGTCCTGGCTATGGGTTATACGATCGTGCTCTTGGCTGCATGTATATCTTAGGAATTTGGGATAGCTTGGATAAATTGAAAGAGAGTCAGTCAAAACAAGAAAATGAGCAGTCTATTTCCTAA
- a CDS encoding GntR family transcriptional regulator has product MSTPNKRGKGLTRDFIYQTIKEQILSLTLKPGTKLSEKEVAAALEVSRTPVRESFLKLAQEELLEIYPQSGTIVSLIDLDHVEEDRFIRESIERSVIQLACYEFKEELKLETNLVMQELCLEKQEFSRLFELDEQFHKLLFEGSQKQRTWEFLHQSNSHLNRLRRLRVNSSMDWSVIVSQHKEIFQYIKEKEPQKAEEAMANHLRLALVEKEVLKERYPDFFK; this is encoded by the coding sequence ATATCAACACCGAACAAACGAGGCAAGGGTTTAACAAGAGATTTTATCTATCAAACTATTAAAGAACAAATACTCAGCTTAACACTTAAACCAGGGACGAAACTCTCTGAGAAAGAAGTGGCAGCTGCTCTAGAAGTAAGCCGGACACCTGTGCGGGAATCCTTCCTTAAATTAGCTCAAGAGGAACTTTTGGAAATCTATCCTCAAAGCGGGACAATTGTTTCACTCATTGATCTTGACCATGTAGAAGAAGATCGCTTTATTCGAGAGAGTATAGAACGCTCGGTTATTCAGCTTGCCTGTTATGAGTTTAAAGAGGAGCTTAAGCTTGAAACTAATTTAGTGATGCAAGAGCTTTGTCTTGAGAAACAAGAGTTCTCTAGATTATTTGAACTTGATGAACAGTTTCACAAACTTTTATTTGAGGGCAGCCAAAAGCAAAGAACTTGGGAGTTCCTTCATCAATCGAACAGTCATCTTAACCGTCTTAGGCGCTTAAGGGTCAATTCGTCAATGGATTGGTCAGTGATTGTCTCCCAGCACAAAGAAATTTTTCAATATATTAAAGAAAAAGAGCCTCAAAAAGCGGAGGAAGCGATGGCTAATCATTTGAGATTGGCTTTAGTAGAAAAGGAAGTTTTAAAAGAACGATATCCAGATTTCTTTAAGTAA
- a CDS encoding YetF domain-containing protein, translating into MGIHWLFNVLTTCITFPFLLLLVRWIGKTQISQATYFNWVAGACMGNIGANIIASSDIKGIVNSAVQLFLFSGLTVLASYIALKSRKFRSATSGLPLVLINNGRIVFENLKKSKVNKDLLKQMLREQGHFNYEAIRWAILEPTGILSVLPMKEAESGETNALPDSVETVEKKKQKSQPMK; encoded by the coding sequence ATGGGCATTCATTGGTTATTTAATGTTTTAACAACTTGCATAACCTTTCCGTTCCTATTGCTTCTTGTTCGGTGGATCGGTAAAACGCAAATAAGTCAGGCGACCTATTTTAATTGGGTGGCCGGAGCGTGTATGGGAAATATAGGAGCTAATATTATTGCCTCCTCAGATATTAAAGGGATTGTCAACAGTGCTGTCCAGCTTTTTCTCTTTTCTGGATTGACGGTTCTTGCATCGTACATAGCTTTGAAAAGCCGTAAATTCAGATCGGCTACGAGCGGACTCCCTTTAGTCCTTATTAATAATGGAAGGATCGTCTTTGAAAACTTAAAAAAAAGTAAAGTGAACAAAGATTTGCTCAAACAAATGCTTCGAGAACAGGGGCATTTTAATTATGAAGCGATCCGGTGGGCGATTCTAGAACCAACGGGTATCCTAAGCGTCCTGCCAATGAAAGAGGCGGAATCCGGGGAAACGAATGCCCTTCCGGATTCTGTTGAGACGGTTGAAAAAAAGAAGCAAAAGAGCCAGCCTATGAAGTAA
- a CDS encoding SDR family oxidoreductase, with protein MKLLVTGATGRLGSKVVETLLKKVPSEDLVVSVRNPEKAEGLKVHGVEVRQGNFDDPESMTKAFTGIDRLLMISADGDNDTRIRQHTDTVKAAENAGVKFIAYTSIVNAQETTNFLAPTHKATEAAILKTGIPYSFLRNNWYLENELSSIQAVSQGAPWVTSAGNGKVGWALQQDYAEAAAAVLAGDGHENTIYELSGPLMTMEALAQTVGTVLGKEVTVLQVDDAAYAEAMKQAGVPEFIIPMLVDIQKDIREGTLEVESQGFEQLLGRPVTPIKEAVSQLIKQNS; from the coding sequence ATGAAGCTGTTAGTTACGGGAGCAACAGGAAGATTGGGTTCCAAGGTGGTTGAGACACTATTAAAGAAAGTCCCTTCAGAGGATTTGGTGGTCAGTGTTCGAAATCCAGAAAAAGCTGAAGGATTAAAAGTGCACGGTGTAGAGGTGCGCCAAGGTAATTTTGATGATCCAGAATCGATGACTAAGGCATTTACGGGTATTGATCGCCTGCTCATGATTTCGGCAGATGGCGATAATGACACACGGATACGTCAGCATACCGATACGGTAAAAGCTGCAGAAAACGCTGGTGTAAAATTTATAGCCTATACGAGCATCGTGAACGCACAGGAAACGACCAATTTTCTGGCTCCCACTCATAAAGCAACAGAAGCGGCAATCTTAAAAACAGGTATACCTTATTCATTTTTACGGAATAATTGGTACTTGGAAAATGAACTTTCCAGCATTCAAGCGGTCTCACAAGGTGCTCCTTGGGTGACGTCAGCAGGAAATGGCAAAGTGGGTTGGGCGCTTCAACAGGATTATGCAGAAGCGGCGGCTGCTGTATTGGCAGGTGATGGACATGAAAATACCATCTATGAATTATCTGGTCCATTGATGACAATGGAGGCGCTGGCCCAAACTGTTGGTACCGTTCTCGGCAAAGAGGTCACAGTTCTGCAGGTGGATGATGCAGCCTATGCGGAGGCGATGAAACAAGCAGGTGTTCCAGAATTTATTATACCAATGCTTGTTGACATTCAAAAAGACATACGTGAAGGAACATTAGAAGTGGAAAGCCAAGGGTTTGAACAATTGCTTGGTCGTCCTGTGACACCTATTAAAGAAGCGGTAAGCCAATTGATTAAACAAAATTCTTAA
- a CDS encoding Rrf2 family transcriptional regulator, translated as MSISSRFAVGVHILTLIEFNKEGISSSEYLAESVNTNPALIRKITGMLKKAELVNVQPGIAGAKLAKNLSDITLLDVYKAVDVVQDQELFSIHEHPNPNCPVGRNIQETILPVLTHAQLALEKVLGNVTIEDIVEGIKEKENNSQ; from the coding sequence ATGTCCATCAGCAGCCGGTTTGCTGTCGGAGTCCATATACTCACTCTTATTGAGTTTAATAAAGAAGGCATCAGTTCCTCCGAATATTTGGCAGAAAGCGTCAATACAAACCCAGCGTTGATAAGAAAAATTACGGGTATGTTAAAAAAAGCGGAATTAGTCAACGTCCAGCCTGGCATTGCGGGGGCAAAGCTTGCTAAAAACTTGTCTGATATAACCCTTCTAGACGTCTATAAAGCAGTAGATGTGGTTCAAGATCAAGAACTTTTCAGCATTCATGAACACCCTAACCCTAATTGTCCTGTCGGCCGAAATATACAAGAAACCATTCTGCCTGTGCTTACTCATGCCCAACTTGCCTTAGAGAAAGTGCTTGGAAATGTGACCATCGAGGATATTGTGGAGGGAATCAAAGAGAAAGAGAATAACAGTCAATAA
- a CDS encoding LysR family transcriptional regulator — protein MTVNLSSLKMFCDVVEEGSFTQAAQKGFVTQPAVTKQIHQLEDLYGAELFDRTDKRLILTEAGKALYPYAKEIVANFQGSIETVKAITGNAEKKLHVGASLTIGDYILPDLLERFMNKKESIKFQLSLSNTPDILAKLQSYEIDIALVEGILERDKKARDIIVEKFAEDELILVTPNNDRWEGITEIGIREMIQEKMIWREPSSGTRALVEEALKDKGVLEEIRGSMEIGSLQAIKSAVRAGLGMSIVPKLTAVTELKFGLLKEVKVKDLRITRSLYIVKKKTRFRKPLIDEFSHFIKHEDIL, from the coding sequence ATGACCGTGAATCTATCCAGTCTTAAGATGTTTTGTGATGTAGTTGAAGAGGGGAGTTTCACACAAGCTGCGCAAAAAGGATTCGTCACACAACCGGCCGTGACGAAACAAATTCATCAGCTTGAAGATCTGTACGGGGCGGAATTGTTCGACCGCACGGATAAACGATTAATTCTCACTGAAGCAGGAAAAGCTCTCTATCCATATGCCAAGGAAATCGTGGCGAACTTTCAAGGCTCAATAGAGACGGTTAAGGCGATAACGGGGAATGCTGAAAAGAAACTTCATGTTGGAGCCAGTTTAACAATAGGGGATTACATCTTGCCTGACTTGCTTGAGCGTTTTATGAATAAAAAAGAGTCAATAAAGTTTCAGCTCTCACTGAGCAATACACCTGATATATTAGCCAAGCTTCAGAGCTATGAGATCGATATTGCATTAGTAGAAGGGATCCTTGAGAGGGATAAAAAAGCTCGAGACATTATCGTTGAGAAATTTGCAGAGGATGAATTAATACTCGTCACTCCGAACAATGACCGCTGGGAAGGGATTACTGAGATTGGGATTCGCGAGATGATCCAAGAGAAAATGATTTGGCGTGAGCCATCATCCGGAACAAGAGCTTTAGTTGAGGAAGCCTTGAAAGACAAAGGTGTTCTCGAGGAAATCCGTGGATCAATGGAAATTGGCAGCCTTCAAGCCATTAAAAGCGCCGTAAGAGCAGGGCTTGGGATGAGCATTGTCCCCAAACTGACGGCTGTTACTGAGTTGAAATTTGGCCTTCTAAAAGAGGTGAAGGTGAAAGACCTTCGCATCACTAGAAGCTTGTACATAGTGAAGAAAAAGACGCGTTTTCGAAAACCATTAATTGACGAGTTTTCTCATTTTATCAAGCATGAGGACATCCTCTAG
- a CDS encoding sulfite exporter TauE/SafE family protein produces MTMTTSLILLLIGIFAGGYGTIVGAGGGFIYVPALLLIFHMQPSVAAGCGLVIVLINSLSGVFGYARQKRIDYRTGIALGFGALPGSLLGVWLLQVYSSNYFYIFFATLLVGLGLFLFIRNSRLFNKRNKTLETEAEKTSAVTRDSILPKIHLKWLLPLGFLMGILSSYLGIGGGWLLVPILIYAFRVPPHIATATSIFSLCLYTSVGVLSQVFYSSIDWMTVIWGGVGVIIGSQLGVLVSQKIPGKLIVQLLSLLLLAIGFKMYFS; encoded by the coding sequence ATGACAATGACAACAAGCTTGATCCTCTTGCTTATTGGTATTTTTGCAGGCGGTTATGGGACAATTGTAGGGGCTGGCGGCGGTTTTATCTATGTACCCGCATTACTTCTTATCTTCCATATGCAGCCATCTGTTGCTGCAGGTTGCGGATTAGTGATTGTGCTGATCAATTCCCTGTCAGGCGTGTTTGGCTATGCCAGGCAAAAGAGAATTGATTACCGGACAGGAATTGCCCTAGGTTTCGGCGCTCTCCCTGGTTCTCTGCTTGGCGTTTGGCTCTTACAAGTCTATTCCTCCAACTATTTCTACATTTTCTTTGCGACCTTGCTCGTTGGCTTAGGACTCTTTTTATTCATTCGGAATTCGCGTCTTTTTAATAAAAGAAATAAAACACTAGAAACAGAGGCTGAGAAGACATCAGCCGTCACTCGAGACTCAATCTTACCTAAGATTCACCTAAAATGGTTGCTTCCACTTGGTTTTTTAATGGGGATTCTTTCTAGCTACCTAGGCATTGGCGGCGGCTGGCTGCTTGTTCCTATTTTAATCTATGCTTTTAGAGTTCCGCCCCACATTGCGACCGCCACCTCTATTTTTTCTCTTTGTCTTTATACGTCAGTTGGCGTCCTTTCTCAGGTCTTTTATAGCAGCATTGATTGGATGACTGTAATATGGGGAGGCGTTGGTGTCATCATCGGCTCACAGCTGGGTGTCCTAGTGTCACAGAAAATCCCAGGAAAACTAATCGTTCAATTGTTATCCCTGCTGTTGCTTGCCATCGGCTTCAAGATGTACTTCAGTTAA